A window of the Helianthus annuus cultivar XRQ/B chromosome 4, HanXRQr2.0-SUNRISE, whole genome shotgun sequence genome harbors these coding sequences:
- the LOC110935759 gene encoding amino acid transporter AVT6E translates to MGTNYTPIPKDSFVELQFQDQNNYRSQNPKLLHNEVDDDIESDFDNLPLVIVRKEPESGSGVYGAVFNLATSVIGAGIMALPATMKVLGLIVGIVLIFIMGVLSEISVEFLVRFAVQCKSNSYGECVQEALGKPARVLSEICIIVNNAGVLVVYLIIIGDVMSGSLRHIGVFDQWLGNGFWDHRKLVILIVVVLFLAPLCSLDKIDSLSTTSAASVALAVVFVIVAFVVAFVKLVEGKIEPPRLVPDFGSKAAILDLLVVIPIMSNAYVCHFNVQPIYNELEDRSPKKMNKVGRLTTVLCVMIYASTAIAGYLLFGNDTESDILTNFDKPLGIRFSTALTYIVRVGYVLHLVLVFPVIHFSLRQTVDELVFNGSGPLSENRKRCLALTFVLLALVYLGSTMIPSIWTAFKFTGATTAVSLGFTFPALIALRLSSQGPGLTSGERFLAWLMLSLAVIVSVVGVAGNIYSMQSKG, encoded by the coding sequence ATGGGAACTAATTACACCCCGATCCCCAAAGATTCGTTTGTCGAATTACAATTCCAAGATCAAAACAATTACAGATCTCAAAACCCTAAGTTATTACACAATGAAGTAGATGATGATATTGAATCTGATTTTGATAATCTCCCACTTGTGATTGTTCGAAAAGAACCCGAATCGGGTTCCGGGGTTTACGGAGCTGTGTTTAATTTAGCTACATCTGTAATTGGGGCTGGAATCATGGCTCTTCCAGCCACCATGAAGGTTTTAGGGTTAATAGTTGGGATTGTATTGATATTCATAATGGGGGTTTTGTCGGAGATTAGTGTCGAGTTTCTTGTGCGATTCGCGGTGCAATGTAAGTCGAATTCGTACGGGGAATGTGTTCAAGAGGCGTTAGGGAAGCCCGCGAGGGTTTTGTCGGAGATTTGTATTATCGTTAACAATGCGGGTGTGTTAGTCGTTTATTTGATAATTATCGGGGATGTGATGTCGGGTTCGCTTAGACATATAGGCGTTTTCGATCAGTGGTTGGGTAACGGGTTTTGGGATCATCGAAAGTTAGTGATTTTGATCGTCGTGGTGTTGTTTCTCGCCCCGTTGTGTTCTTTGGATAAGATTGATTCGTTGAGTACCACTTCGGCTGCTTCGGTTGCGCTAGCGGTCGTGTTTGTGATTGTCGCATTCGTTGTCGCGTTTGTTAAACTTGTGGAAGGGAAAATCGAGCCTCCGAGGTTGGTCCCGGATTTCGGGTCGAAAGCGGCGATTCTTGATTTATTAGTTGTGATTCCGATAATGTCGAATGCGTACGTTTGTCATTTTAACGTCCAACCGATTTATAACGAGTTGGAAGACCGCTCGCCGAAGAAAATGAATAAAGTCGGCCGTTTGACAACCGTTCTTTGTGTAATGATATACGCTTCAACCGCGATCGCGGGTTACCTTTTGTTCGGAAACGATACCGAATCGGATATTCTCACTAACTTCGATAAACCATTAGGGATTCGGTTCAGTACCGCTTTAACTTACATAGTTCGCGTTGGATACGTTCTTCATCTGGTTCTTGTGTTCCCCGTTATCCATTTTTCGTTACGACAAACGGTTGACGAGTTAGTTTTCAACGGGTCGGGCCCGTTATCAGAAAATAGGAAAAGGTGTTTAGCGTTAACGTTTGTGCTTTTGGCACTCGTGTACTTGGGATCCACGATGATCCCAAGTATCTGGACTGCTTTTAAGTTCACGGGTGCAACCACGGCTGTGTCATTAGGGTTCACGTTCCCGGCGCTTATCGCGCTTCGGTTAAGTAGCCAGGGTCCCGGTTTAACTAGCGGCGAGCGGTTCTTGGCTTGGTTAATGTTGAGTTTGGCTGTCATTGTTTCGGTTGTTGGAGTTGCTGGCAACATTTATAGTATGCAAAGTAAAGGTTAA
- the LOC110935757 gene encoding DEAD-box ATP-dependent RNA helicase 40-like: protein MGPSDAMALSSVDVYRKKHDVTATGDNVPAPFMSFESTGFPPELLREICAAGFASPTPIQAQTWPISLQNRDTVAIAKTGSGKTLGYLIPAFMLLRHCNNNPQNGPTVVLAPTRELATQIQDEVIKFGQSIRISCTVGGSLGWGAIYATTKLLK, encoded by the exons ATGGGCCCTTCAGATGCTATGGCTCTATCATCTGTTGACGTTTATCGTAAAAAACATGACGTCACAGCAACG GGTGATAATGTTCCAGCTCCATTCATGTCATTTGAGTCCACTGGCTTTCCTCCAGAGTTATTGAGAGAG ATATGTGCTGCTGGTTTTGCTTCGCCTACACCTATTCAAGCACAAACATGGCCTATTTCTCTACAAAACAGGGACACAGTGGCAATTGCAAAGACAGGTTCTGGTAAAACGTTAGGCTATCTGATTCCTGCGTTCATGCTGCTTAGACATTGTAACAACAATCCCCAAAATGGGCCCACGGTCGTTTTAGCTCCCACTAGAGAACTTGCTACTCAAATACAAGATGAGGTCATCAAGTTTGGCCAATCCATCAGAATCTCTTGCACA GTTGGAGGCAGTCTTGGTTGGGGCGCTATATATGCCACTACAAAGTTGCTGAAGTAG